The Tigriopus californicus strain San Diego chromosome 10, Tcal_SD_v2.1, whole genome shotgun sequence region CCAAAGAATGTAACTTACGATAAATGGAAGTACAAGGTACGTAACAATAGactgaaacaaaaagagaaagaatttGAAGTACTTTCTAATTGGATTCTAGTCCAACACGGAGTATCCCTCGGTTGAGAAGGTTCGTGATGAGATCGTGCAAACCATGAAGGGCATGCTTTGCGCCACGCTCTGTCCCGCCCTGAGCTTATACTTGGCTTCTAATGGATCGTTGGGTGGAATATCCAAAGCCTTTTGTGGCTGGGGCCCACACAGTCTGGCCTATCACGTCTTCTCGATGGTGGTGGTCCTGGTTGGGTCGGACTTCTACGAGTTCGCTTATCATCGGCTTGGTCACGTAAACTTTACGTTCTGGAAACAGCACAAGCATCATCACGTTTTCTATAACCCATCTCCGTTCTCTGTGATCGCAGATGAATGGATCGACCAATTCTTTCGTTCCGCGCCACTTCTGTTGTTCCCATTAGTTTTACCCCTCAACATTGACCTGATGTTTGTGATGTACGGCATTATGTTCTACTTCTACGGTGTCTATCTTCATTGTGGCCACGAGCTCTCGTTTCTGTCTGCGCACAACCCGATCGTGAACACTTCCTTTCAACATTACTGTCATCACGCTCGGTCCACGATGAACAAACCTTTCCATTGCGGGTTCTTTATCAAGATTTGGGAcaatcttttcaaatgtgtctACCCGGCGGACAAATGCTTTTGCGCACAATGTTCCAGAGCCAAGGGCGAACGCACGCAAGAAGCGTTCAAAAAAGTTCGAATCCCAGATTATTCCCTTCTACTCAAATCCTCTGTTTGGTTAGATCTTTTACCTAAGGCCCTTACAGCGGCTTAAGTAAAAATAAACACATTCGCCAACCTCATTGCAGTATTTTTCCAAGCTCATAAACCCGATTATGTAATTGTTTGTAGTATTTGTCGTTCCGGAATATTTTATCGAGGTTAAGGTTCGTCGATGGACCGTACTCTATCAACAATTATATGCTCGTTTGAGGTCTGGGACTGACTTTGTATGTTCCCCGCGCGTCTTGACAGTCGGAAAGCTTGCATGAGGCAGGCAAGAACGTTTTCAGGGTTATCTCCGAGGAGCTTTATCCCACAAGCTGAAAGTTCTTTGTCAGAGAAGCACGGCCGTGGAGTACAAAGGATCGACCACTCTTTCTAGAGAGAAGACCATTCGAATCAGCTGAGAGGTCCTTTCCTATCCTTGCCCCCTATCTTCCATCTGCTTTAAGACCCACGTAGCTAATTGTGCAACACTTGTGGactagaaattgaaagaaagacCTGTGATATTATGTGCACTTCCGAAATGTCAGAAAACAGTGACTCCAAAGATCTCGTTTCAAGTGATGGGAAAGACGCGTCTGATTCTGGCACCAGAAACAGGGTTACATTTGATGATGTCCTGGTAGAGTTGGGCGAATTTGGAACCTATCAGAAGATATTCTATTTCTTATTTTCCGTTCCATTTGTGGTGTCTTCCATGCAACTCCTTGGATGGGTTTTCGTGGGAGCCAATCTTCCTCATCGATGCCGATTCCCCGATGAGCCAACAGACCTTGAAACGCCCGGAAATTTCGACTTTGTCTCTGACACTTACGTGTCTGTGGATGGTTGTTCTTATATTAACCTCATCTCTAACGAAACCCTAACATGTGATCTTGGCTACATTTACGACACGTCCATCATCGGGGATTCCGTGGTCAAAGATTGGGATTTGATTTGTGATAGGAAGAGCTGGAGAGCCACAATAGGTGCGGCTCCCATGGTTGGCTATCTAATTGGTGGACTTCTCACTGGCTACCAATCAGACAAGTTTGGACGCAAGCCAACCTTTATCTCGTCCATCTTTTTGCTATTTGTATCCGGATTGGCAACGGCCTTTGTGCCGGGGTTTTTCAGCTTCACTCTGGCTCGATCCGTTGTTGGATATGCCATTGCCGGGATCGACAACACTTGCTTCACAATGGGATTGGAATTGGTAGGCCCTTCAAAGCGAACCTTGGCAGGCATTGCGTGCTGGTTCTTCGAGACCTCCGGCCTTCTATGTGCGGTGGCTTTGGCGTTTCTTTTGAGTAACAACTGGCGATTGCTTCAAATATGCTACTCTTTGCCTTGCATAATTTTCATAAGCTATTGGTGGTTCGCACCAGAGTCAATTCGGTGGTTGATTGGCCAAGGCAAGAGAGAGGAGGCCAAACATCTGATTCAAAAATCCGCACATATGAATAAGGTCAACTTGTCCGACGGCCTCATCGAAGATATGGAAAACACTTTAGAAGaggaaatggaagaagaagaatccaGGACCTATACCTTTGTCGACCTATTCCGATATCCCCAGATGAGAATCAAAAGCGTCATCATCTTGATCTGCTGGCTAGTTTGCCCTGCCCTCTACTACGTTCTACTCCTGGATCAAAGCGAAATCTCTACCAATCCCCACATTGGATTCTTCATAACGTGTGCCGTTCAAATCCCGGGTTACATTTTCGTCATATTCACACTTGAGAGAAAAACCTTTGGTCGCAAGCGATCCCAATGTGCTTACCTTCTACTAACCGGTTTGATGCTGATCGTCCATCCCTTGGTCCCCGAGGAATGCTATTGGCTCAGAATAAGCTTCTCAATTTTTGGACGATTTTGTGCCAATTGTGCCTACACGGTGCTCAATCTGTATTCGGCAGAGCTTTATCCAACCGTTGTCCGAGGGGTGGGGATTGGGTCGTCTTATGTCATAAGTCGTGTGGGCACCATTCTCTCTCCTTACTTGTTGCTCTTGGGCGAAATGTCGCCAATCATTTTTGGGTCCGGTGCTTTTTTGGCGGGAATTTCAGCGTTGCTGTTGCCAGAGACCCTTGGCAAACCTTTGCCTGAAACCCTGCTTGATGGAGAACGAATGCAAAGGgtcattttgccattttgcaaAGACTCGGATAATCCTTTGGACACTATCAAATCTGCTATGCAGAGTGAAAAATCTCCTTTTAAGCGTAATTTACAACGGGATGACTCAAAGTGTTAATCATGTATCAGATTCTTCAGAGTGCGTACTGTGTACGCGTTTTAGTTGGTAAATTTATGTTCCCTTTCTTTAAGCCATAATTCTATCGTCCATGTCAACCTATCATGCTCGTGTAGGGACACAAAATATCAATGTACATCAGCTTGTACTCCATGAACTAGTCAGCCCTCAGAATTGTGTGAAGTACCGGTATTCCTGCCAACAGATTACTCATTTCGCCATACAacccttttttcttgaactctTCAACTCAAAATAAAGTATTCCTTCATCATCTTTTCGTGTGATTGTcctttttattcattcattctggtTTAAGACTGAAGGAAAAGTGCTATGGAACAGAACAAAAAAGAGACGTAACCGAATAGCCTCTCACTACTTTTCCTTTGTCCAATTCGGAATATCCGGGACACCTTCcacattcatttctttcactATAACTTTCTGATTTTGTGGCGTTTGCTGATTGAAGTACTCATAGTTATCAGCATAGTCATCCTTCTCCTCGTTATTTCTTTCACAAAAGTAAGACCAGCACCCTTTGAGGAAACCAACTGAATCCTGACTGGATTGACGTTCTGGTAATCTGTACGAAGGCCTACCATCTTGAGGACTGATAACCCTCATCGGTGTCtttggaatttcaatttgcGATGGAATCGCGCTATCTCCAAAGTCTGCGAATGCCTCCTTATCCTCCATAATGGACGTGGTTGAGGCTCTGCTAGATGACCTCGAGTTTCCCGTtgggaaaatggatttttgttccaaggaaGGCTTCCTCGAAGGAGGCGATGTTTTCTGGATTGTTTCTGGGGTAACCTTGTTGGGCTCGACAGCTGTTCGATTGGTAGAGGGAGGTGAGTAGCCTGGATCAGATCGGTTGCGATAAtcttcaaggacaattttaGGAGTCATGGGAGTGGCAGCCTCAAGCTCCACGGGAGTCTTTACTGTCTTGTGACTGGAGTTGGTCGTGCCAAATGACGAGCCCGAAAGTATGTCGAAATCGATATCGTTCACGTCTTCGGTCCTTCTAGATTGTTGAGACTGGGAGGACTTTGAGGACTTCGAACTTTGATTAGagcttgaggatgagattctGGACTCTTGATATGTCTCGTTTTGACGCCTAGCTTCAAAATCTTCGTTATTTTGTCTGAGTAAATCATCAATATCTGCATTTAAAACATGAGAATCAATGGGAAGTTGTTCTTCTGGCCTGGCTGGATCAGATCTTGAGGAGCTTCTAGATCCTTGGGATCCAGACTGAGCGTGGCTTATTGTATCTTCATTCGAAAAATGAGAAGCGTCCTGGTGCTGCGCTCCAGGGACTTGGGGATCGGATCTAAAAGGAGCCTCAATTTCAACAACGTCACCTTTATCGTTCTCAGTGGAAGATGATCTCGAACTGGCGCTACTCACATGTTCCAATTCGTCGTCGGAGTGTTCTGGCGAAGACTTCGACTCCTCGTCATGAAGTTCTTCGATGTCCTTGATATCGGAGGTAAGATGAGTGGTTGTGCTGGTGGAAGGTCGGGTCGAGTTTTGGCTTTCGTTTTCTAATTCGGATATCTCAGTATCATCATCGAGGGATGGATGCCGGGATAGTTTGAAATCTGTGTGACCCAATCTGAGCTTGTCGTCCTGGGGTTCATCAGTTGCGTTCATCTCGTCGATTTGCAACTTCTTCTGGAAGATGTGCCTCAATTGGTTCATGAAGTTCAGACTGACCTTCCGCTCTTTCACTGCAACGTAATCCGGAACTACCACTCTGGATCGAATAGACCTTCCACTGGATATGGAGAACCGTCTTGGAGCCATGGCCACATCCACAATTGACGGACTGTATTTGGGTTTGGGAGGGAGGTCTTTAATCTTCCTCTCCATGGCAGATTTGATATCAAACAAGAGAGAAGGATTGACCTTCCTCTCGATTTCGTTATCAGCGGCGGCATCTCGCAAGTTAGCCACTGAATTTCGCAATCTAAAGATGTCGATTCCTCTTTTATCGATCTTGGGGAGAATCCGTTCCACATCTGGAAGTTTGTGGTTGACCTTCTTCTTTGGCGATGGGTAATGTCGAATGAAGATGCCCTTGTTGTCAATCTTTGCCGCCACACTCTTCTTTGGAGTGGGATGAGCGATTTTTCTAGGCGTGGCCATGGGAGATCTATAGGAAGTTGGTCGAACCACCCGCAAACGGGCGCTTCGTCGACCCGCATATCTGACATAAGTCCTCACAATCTTGCTGCTCACGGTGGAAGTGATGGACTTtgtcttccttctcttctcaGGTTTGGCACTGGTCACCAACGAATTCGTGGTTTGGGTGGAAAATTCTCGAGTGGCTGAACTTTGTGTACTTTGGGACTTGTATGAAACCATGTTTCAGACTGCCTGATCTAGTTCAAACTGAAGAACCTTTAATAAGGTTTGCCCTCCATGGATATCCCGAATATCTCTATTGGATCttagagagagacacacatAGAGCAGGTGTTTATTTGGTTGCGATTATCTTCATCTTCGTGTTGCCTTTCTTGGCTTAGAGGAGGTCATATTCATACCGAGACTTTTCCAGAATGAATCAATGATTCAGGTGGAACAAGTTACATaatctggatttttttctaaCTATCGAGGATTTGGAGGAATAACGACGGACGCCAAACCTGTTTTAACCCATCCATCTGGTAGGATCGAACTTCGTTACTGAATGAAAATAATTGGTATTAACTTATTCATTAGGATAGTTCCGCAAGTGTTGCTTATCCAACACACATCACGTATATAGGATTGATGTCATTTGAGCCGTTCCAATCCAGTTATTTAGTGGCAGCATTTCATTTGTTAAATCATATCTTGGACTGTACTTTAGAACAGACTCATAGGATTAGGGAATACCATGTCCTCAGCTTGTTTGTCAACAACTATTGGGGTCTGTTCACCTGGAAATATTTACTTaagatttaattttgaatgtaCATTGCTTAGATATCCCCTCCTCAGAAACAAGATTTCTTGGGAGATTACACACATTAATCATTTCGTCTCATTCCATCAAGATATTTTGTGGACATGAGATAAATTTAGTTTACTATCTAACTCCAATTCACCAACATGTTCCAATCTATAATTCTCAATGGTGTATTTATGATTTTTGGAGCTGCAGCCATTCCGACGGTCAACCTCGCGAATCAAGGGAATCATTGGGTGCCTGATTGTGCTACTGTCAGTGAAGGCTCTTTCTTACCGGACCCGTTTGATTGTAACAAATTTTGGATTTGTACAAATGATGGGCCAAAGCAGGGGACTTGCCCTCCAGGATTGGAATTCAACCCAACTATTGCAGGGTGTGATTTTCCACACAATTTCGTTTGCACTCCAGAAGCCACCAGTACTCCAATTGTAACTGTAACCATAACACCTACCACAGTAACTACCAGGCCAACCACTACTCCAACGCCGACCACCACCATGACTCCAACCACGACTgtaaccacaaccacaacaccaacaacaaggCCCACCACTACTCCAACGCCGACCACCACCATGACTCCAACCACGACTgtaaccacaaccacaacaccaacaacaaggCCAACCACAAGGCCAACCACTACTCCAACGCCGACCATAACCATGACTCCAACCACGACTGTAACCTCAACCACAACACCGACAACAACGCCAACTACAAGGCCAACCACTACTCCAACGCCTACCACAACCATGACTCAAACCACGACTGTAAGCACAAGCACAACGCCAACTACTACTTCAATGCCAACAACAACGGGCACAAGCACGACACCCTCTGGATGCCCTGAGAGTTTTCCACTGGTCCTTGGACCTTCTTGTTACTTCTTTTCACCTCCTGAACAATTCCTAAGTTGGGGAACCGCCAAGAGCATTTGTCTGCAAAGAGGTGGTCAGTTGGCGGAAATAGTGGATCAAACAGATGAAAATGCTATCGACTCATACATAAGAGCCAACTTTGACGTACTTAATAGTAAGTGATGGCTTATTTCTATCCAAGGCTAACTTTTGGATTATATCGGATTTGAAAAAGTTAGTTTGAAAGTTAGCATCCGGGTTGATGTGATTGACAGATTATGGTCTAGGGAGGCCCCGTTTTGGAGGCCCCAAATCTCCTAGGTTAGAGAGACTCTTGGGAgcccacattttttttcaatggaatcACTTTCTTAAAACGAACAAACTTATTCGTGATGATGTAGATTTATGCACTAACAAATTTAGCGTTTTTCGgccaaaaagtgaaattgagTCATTTTGGCATGCAACTTGAGACATTATTGGACTTAAAAAAGGAGGTAGTTGTTTCTGCagttaaactcatttggagaACACTTtgcaaatactttttcaatgaccctgCCCACCCATTATAGTTTGtgtgttcttcttttttgtggCGCCTAAAAtattcttttctctttttcacgTCGTGTAAGGATCTTGCAATTTAATTGCATCATCGTCTTATTTTTCAGCCGATTATCGATGGTGGTTAGGAGGGAATGACATTGATAATGAAGGATCCTGGATCTGGGAAACCACTCGCGTTCCCATCTCGTATTCCGCATGGTTCTCTGACCAGCCAGATGATGACAAAGGCCGAGAAGATTGTTTGATCATTAGAAAAGAGGGCCGAAATGAAGATCTCATTTTTGGTTGGGATGATCGGGATTGCTCGGATAACCATTCATACATTTGTCAATTCAGACTTTAAAGAGAGGTGTTGTTATATTTAGAGTTTATTCTGCACTCGTGCTTGAGTTAATACTTCCACAGTTAATCGAAAATCGGTAAGAACGTGTTGAATGATTTCTCGCAAAAAACGGCGGGATCGTTGAACCGGTGGTTTGTGTTCACTCCTTTCATGGCTTCCATGTCATCGGTGGACAACTCGAATGAGAAGAGATCAATGTTCTCCTTGATTCTTTCCTCGTTCTCGGATTTCGGAATCACGGAGCATTCTCGTTGGATTCCCCACTTCAAGATCACTTGAGCCGGGGTCTTGTCTAAACATGAAATAGTAAGAAAGTAAGCGGCACTCAAAATGAAGGCCTTTTCCTACAATTATAAATCCCGAACCAAGATTACCATGTTTTTGGGCAATTCCTTGCACAATGGGGCTGTAGAGTGCCGAGGTCTGGGGGTCAGAGTATGACGATCCATGTCCCAATGGGGAGAATGCCGTCACATGGACGCCTAAGGTCTTGGCCAAACGAACGAGATTTTCCTGCTGTAGCAGGGGGTGAACTTCAATctaaaaccaaccaacaatgCTCATTAAAACGAGAGACAAATTTCACCCAGAGCATGTGCACTTTACCTGAAGTACAGCGGGCTTGATCTTGGCGTAATTGAATACATCACGCAACCCTtggcaattgaaattggacaaCCCAATGCTCTTGGCCAGTCCAGCATCCACTAATTCCTCCATGGCCCGCCACGTGTCTTGCACCGGCACCTCGGCCAATTCAATGCGAGGATCAGGAACGTCGGGGTCGTGGAACCACTCGGGAGGGTAACGTTTCTCGAACGGAACAAACTGTCAACAAAAATGGATAGTAGAGAGACCTTTGTAGAAAGTACTTGCCGCTCTTGCTAGTGCCAATCACACTGTACCTTCATGGCAATCGGGAAGTGGATCAAGTACATATCCACATAGGAGAGACCCAAATCATCCAAGCTCCTCTGGCAAGCCAATTTCACATGCTCCGGGGCATGGTAAGTGTTCCAGAGTTTACTGGTTATATGGAGATCGTCGCGGTTACAAATACCGGCCTCAATAGCTCGTTTGATCCCCAAGCCAACCTGAAATGATCCATCCACTTCGTGAACCTCTAACCTCTATCCCAATGAGATGTACTTCAAAATCACCCACTTGCTGCTCATTGCCATAATCGGAGGCACAATCAATATGGCGGTAGCCAGCACGAATCACTTTTTCCACCACCTCGGCACATGTACCTTTGGGCACTTTCCAACAGCCAAAGCCAACACTCGGAATCGAACCACCCGTTAATGGCAAAGCCAATCGAGCCATATCAGCAGAGGAGGACATTTTGAAACGATGTATTCGGCAGACTCGAAACTCTTATCTTCAGAGGGACACCTGCGGTATGAGTGAGATGATTTCCAAAATTCAACGCTCTGCCGAGACTTCAAGCAAAAACGTTTGGAGGTGTATTTTGTTACCAACCGATGTTTCGGTCGGTAGGGTGGAAAGGAATTGGCATGCTGTTTAGGCAAACCCAgtgaatgaaaaagagagagcgGCTTTCCTCCATAGGTGGGAGTGAGATTGTTAATAGTTAAGTACCTTAACTGTTTTATGATTGATCAACAGAGCTAccacttctttttttggtcaacAAACCTCCGTTCTTAATTTTTGGACTTTTAAGCTCCTACAAGATAATCTTgaaaaaactacttttttctcaaaacgAAAACTCTACTTAATCCACTCTTCTCTCATTTTAGGGCCAGTCATATTCTAATTAGCTTGTTCCATTAAAAATATCAGTTAACGTTTACATGAAGATGAAAATCAGATTCCCGCTAGCAATTGCATTCTTTCATTTGTTGTCTGAGAAATAACGCCCGATTATCAAGCCAAACTACCGAATAAATAAACGAGATATCAGTAGCTTTTGCCGAAAATGACGGAATCAGCACGGTGCCCACTATTGATGCCCACCACTGCCTTGCTCAAGGTGCTTGCTTGCGCATAGCATGTTTCAGTTATGGCAAGTGGATGGAGAagcgagtcctttgattttcttacGTTGTGGGAGACTTGTTGAGTtcggcagaggactcgagtcttttacggGACTCAAGTCttacaaaaagactcatcttgTTTTGCTAAGCTAATCCAGGctaatgaaatcatcatttaAGGACTACTTGATTACATGGTTAATTCATAACGGAGTAAAGGCCGTGTTCtggcaaaatagaaaaaaaaaatgttttcttcgTGCGAGTCTGGACTCAAGCCCTATGTAAAAGGCTCgagtttggccaatttctccagaATCGTCCGAAtgactcgagtgcactcgaacTCGAAtccggacttgccccagcactagctTAGGCTTTGAACTAGGACTGTTACATAACACTTTGCTCAGAAGTCTCTGACCTTTGGCTAAGGGGTGCGTATGCAATTTCTGGAGGATATACAAAAACCCAATCCAACGAATGACCCATAAAAACACTGGGtacaactatttttttttctgtttgtgcATGAGGCCATTTGATTTGTTTCGGCAAAAAATCAACACCAACCATCTTTTGATACAGTCTTCTCTATCTGAGAATAAATTCATGGGGCCGGGAGAACTTCAAAGCGTAGCACGGTAAAGCCCTCCAATAATTCGTTCAAGTAGAAATATGTTGCACTCGTTATTTATGGTTGCACTATGCTTGGATCCATGATTGATTAGACGGTTGGCCATTATTGATTGTCAATGTATGGCTTGTTGAAATATTTCCGACAGTTCTTTGTGTGGGGTCGTGCCTTTACTCATCCGTTCTCACAACGTGAAGACTATTTGCCAAAGAACCCAGTCTATAGCGTGAAGTGCAAAAAATAGCCGAGATTGTTAATAAGTTCATCGTAGGAAGGGGAGTTCATAGCCAagacttttttggttttctcCCCCTCAAATTGTGACGACGGTTAGGTGTAAGTACAACCTTAAACAAATAGGACTCGGTGACATAGAAACTACACACGTTTTTATGTTTTCTATGCTCACAACTGACGTCCATGAAGTTCAGTATAggatttttcacattttgcgAAATTCTTGAATAAGTTAAAGTTCGAGCAGTTAATAGTCTTGGGAGTTAAGTCAAGAGCGTATAAATTAGAACAGATTGAGCTAAAGAATTACACTTTACAGTTTCGCAATGCAACCTGAATGCTCTCACATTTGATTGTGGAAACATGTGCTTAAAATATTCTACAATCATACTTATGAAATCAGGGAGCCAGTGGTCTAGGAACTTGTTTTACTGTCTCATCAGTTGAACCATTAGTGCAAGAGAAGTAGTTTGTTACATTTGGAACGAAACTACCAACAAATGttcccaaaaaaatatcatcagTCTGTTGAGAGTGACGCTTCTCTTCCAAGAGTTGTGAAGTATATAGCCTTGCCCAACCCATACTCTTTTCAAGTCAATCAACAAGACATGCGTCAAAGCCAACACtggcagtgctgccagatagCCACAGGCTAAAAACGCTAGATTTCCCCCCACAATAACGCGAATTTAAGACATTCACCACCAAATGTGCTCGTGAAAAGAATCCCCCTAGACACAGTTCAAAAACACCAGAAAACGTCCAGATTTCTCATCCCCGCCGATAGAGAAATCTCCCCGCCAGACAGAATCTGAAAAGGTAAAATCTGGCGGGGAAAACCGCCATTTGGCAGCACTAAACACTGGGCGAGTCAATGAAGAACTGACTGACATGGTTTAAAACCAAGTTTTTTACTCCCGCGTAAATTTTTATTCTCGAAGAACCAgaaggaagacaaaaaaaacgttttcatgtcaaaacatttttgagcctgttttttttgttttcagctCAGGTTTTCAAAGTAACTATCAAAGTAGACATAAATGGAATTCTAGGACATTGTTGGAGCCAACCATTGAGGATCTACTCTAGACTTGACAGAATGTGGAAAAATTTATTTCAAGACCGTATGAACCAATCTCCACTCTCTAGTCACAGCGCACAAATATTAAAAGGTACAACTAGACCAAAATTGGTAAGTAATAACCTAATTCCCAAAATTTATAATTCATCTCGGATTTTGCGCTCCAATCGTCGACTGGGTTTCTTGGTATATTTAAACGATTTGAGCACGTTGAGCATGATTTCAAAGTTGATTCGTTTTTCTTGCGACAGTTTTTCCTCCAAGAGTTTGCGGGCTCTTTCCTCCTCATGCTCGACCCCTTCCAACCCACGGGTCACAAAGGTCTCCATAATCTTCATATATCTGGTGGCCTTGTCCTTTCTCGACCCGGGCCTCATTTCTGACACAATCTCGACCACCTTGTCCAACATGCGTTGCCGATCTTTCTCGTCATTATTGACAAAGAACTGAGCGTATCGGTCAAACTCCTTGAGACATCCCGGCAAGG contains the following coding sequences:
- the LOC131889752 gene encoding uncharacterized protein LOC131889752 is translated as MLCEISAYLGHSFLGIWLSMNIIMAASIFVSSASVFYYYYWPKNVTYDKWKYKSNTEYPSVEKVRDEIVQTMKGMLCATLCPALSLYLASNGSLGGISKAFCGWGPHSLAYHVFSMVVVLVGSDFYEFAYHRLGHVNFTFWKQHKHHHVFYNPSPFSVIADEWIDQFFRSAPLLLFPLVLPLNIDLMFVMYGIMFYFYGVYLHCGHELSFLSAHNPIVNTSFQHYCHHARSTMNKPFHCGFFIKIWDNLFKCVYPADKCFCAQCSRAKGERTQEAFKKVRIPDYSLLLKSSVWLDLLPKALTAA
- the LOC131889747 gene encoding organic cation transporter protein-like, with protein sequence MCTSEMSENSDSKDLVSSDGKDASDSGTRNRVTFDDVLVELGEFGTYQKIFYFLFSVPFVVSSMQLLGWVFVGANLPHRCRFPDEPTDLETPGNFDFVSDTYVSVDGCSYINLISNETLTCDLGYIYDTSIIGDSVVKDWDLICDRKSWRATIGAAPMVGYLIGGLLTGYQSDKFGRKPTFISSIFLLFVSGLATAFVPGFFSFTLARSVVGYAIAGIDNTCFTMGLELVGPSKRTLAGIACWFFETSGLLCAVALAFLLSNNWRLLQICYSLPCIIFISYWWFAPESIRWLIGQGKREEAKHLIQKSAHMNKVNLSDGLIEDMENTLEEEMEEEESRTYTFVDLFRYPQMRIKSVIILICWLVCPALYYVLLLDQSEISTNPHIGFFITCAVQIPGYIFVIFTLERKTFGRKRSQCAYLLLTGLMLIVHPLVPEECYWLRISFSIFGRFCANCAYTVLNLYSAELYPTVVRGVGIGSSYVISRVGTILSPYLLLLGEMSPIIFGSGAFLAGISALLLPETLGKPLPETLLDGERMQRVILPFCKDSDNPLDTIKSAMQSEKSPFKRNLQRDDSKC
- the LOC131889750 gene encoding uncharacterized protein LOC131889750 produces the protein MVSYKSQSTQSSATREFSTQTTNSLVTSAKPEKRRKTKSITSTVSSKIVRTYVRYAGRRSARLRVVRPTSYRSPMATPRKIAHPTPKKSVAAKIDNKGIFIRHYPSPKKKVNHKLPDVERILPKIDKRGIDIFRLRNSVANLRDAAADNEIERKVNPSLLFDIKSAMERKIKDLPPKPKYSPSIVDVAMAPRRFSISSGRSIRSRVVVPDYVAVKERKVSLNFMNQLRHIFQKKLQIDEMNATDEPQDDKLRLGHTDFKLSRHPSLDDDTEISELENESQNSTRPSTSTTTHLTSDIKDIEELHDEESKSSPEHSDDELEHIRSPSPWSAAPGRFSFFE
- the LOC131889749 gene encoding mucin-2-like isoform X2, which produces MFQSIILNGVFMIFGAAAIPTVNLANQGNHWVPDCATVSEGSFLPDPFDCNKFWICTNDGPKQGTCPPGLEFNPTIAGCDFPHNFVCTPEATSTPIVTVTITPTTVTTRPTTTPTPTTTMTPTTTVTTTTTPTTRPTTRPTTTPTPTITMTPTTTVTSTTTPTTTPTTRPTTTPTPTTTMTQTTTVSTSTTPTTTSMPTTTGTSTTPSGCPESFPLVLGPSCYFFSPPEQFLSWGTAKSICLQRGGQLAEIVDQTDENAIDSYIRANFDVLNTDYRWWLGGNDIDNEGSWIWETTRVPISYSAWFSDQPDDDKGREDCLIIRKEGRNEDLIFGWDDRDCSDNHSYICQFRL
- the LOC131889749 gene encoding mucin-2-like isoform X1, giving the protein MFQSIILNGVFMIFGAAAIPTVNLANQGNHWVPDCATVSEGSFLPDPFDCNKFWICTNDGPKQGTCPPGLEFNPTIAGCDFPHNFVCTPEATSTPIVTVTITPTTVTTRPTTTPTPTTTMTPTTTVTTTTTPTTRPTTTPTPTTTMTPTTTVTTTTTPTTRPTTRPTTTPTPTITMTPTTTVTSTTTPTTTPTTRPTTTPTPTTTMTQTTTVSTSTTPTTTSMPTTTGTSTTPSGCPESFPLVLGPSCYFFSPPEQFLSWGTAKSICLQRGGQLAEIVDQTDENAIDSYIRANFDVLNTDYRWWLGGNDIDNEGSWIWETTRVPISYSAWFSDQPDDDKGREDCLIIRKEGRNEDLIFGWDDRDCSDNHSYICQFRL
- the LOC131889751 gene encoding uncharacterized protein LOC131889751, with protein sequence MSSSADMARLALPLTGGSIPSVGFGCWKVPKGTCAEVVEKVIRAGYRHIDCASDYGNEQQVGLGIKRAIEAGICNRDDLHITSKLWNTYHAPEHVKLACQRSLDDLGLSYVDMYLIHFPIAMKFVPFEKRYPPEWFHDPDVPDPRIELAEVPVQDTWRAMEELVDAGLAKSIGLSNFNCQGLRDVFNYAKIKPAVLQIEVHPLLQQENLVRLAKTLGVHVTAFSPLGHGSSYSDPQTSALYSPIVQGIAQKHDKTPAQVILKWGIQRECSVIPKSENEERIKENIDLFSFELSTDDMEAMKGVNTNHRFNDPAVFCEKSFNTFLPIFD